The Mustela lutreola isolate mMusLut2 chromosome 3, mMusLut2.pri, whole genome shotgun sequence genome includes a region encoding these proteins:
- the LOC131826632 gene encoding cytochrome c oxidase subunit 6A1, mitochondrial-like — protein MAAAVSPLLRLSGLLGRSGAQLGRPMSSGAHGEEGSARMWKALTYFVALPGVAVSMLNVFLKSQHGEHERPEFVAYPHLRIRSKPFPWGDGNHTLFHNSHVNPLPTGYEDE, from the coding sequence ATGGCGGCGGCGGTGTCTCCTCTGTTGCGGTTGTCTGGGCTGCTAGGTCGGTCCGGGGCACAGCTGGGGCGGCCCATGTCCAGTGGCGCCCACGGCGAGGAGGGCTCAGCACGCATGTGGAAGGCTCTCACCTACTTCGTAGCGCTCCCCGGCGTGGCTGTGAGCATGCTGAATGTCTTCCTGAAGTCGCAACATGGAGAGCATGAGAGACCCGAGTTCGTCGCCTACCCTCATCTCCGCATCAGGTCCAAGCCCTTTCCCTGGGGAGATGGTAATCATACTCTATTCCATAACTCTCACGTGAATCCACTTCCAACCGGCTATGAAGATGAATAG